GCGTTTGTAAATTTCCATAACGGTATTACGATATTTATCAATGTATGCATAGATTGTTGTGGCACGTGCACGGACCGGTTTTCCATAGGTTCCTTGTTCGTAGCGGTTACGAATATTGTGATTTGGTTGGGTGGGTGCAATCTCTTCAATTGCCTTTACACTGAAATTTAAATCATCGATATTTGTAACATAAATACTTGCAGGCTCAAGTCGATTCATCGTATCTAACGAATCCAGTGCAAAGATACTTTGTCCGCTTAAACGTGGCATAATATTTTCAATGATGTTCAAGACCGGTGATTGGTGCAATTTCAAGTCAAATTGATCATAAATGAGTGTGTTACCTACTAATAAGTCCAAAAGAGATACAGAAATGCGAAGTACCTGTGTTAGTCCCGAGGGGAGCTCATCGACAGGAACATCAACGACGCCCAGTGAGGTCCGTTTTAAGGTCTTCAATTGGTATTTCCACACATCGGGTTTAATTGGATGAAATTCGTAGTGCACTTCTTCAACTAAGGGAAAGATGCTGCGAATAAAGTCATTCAATACCGGTTGGGTGTGCTCCAAGAACACTCGGAGATGTGCGTTGGTGATACCACCGAATACATCCACATCGCAGTCATACCAAAAATTAAAGAATTCTTCTTGAGTATACTGACCTTCAACAGAAACGCGAATATGTGCAATGTAATGAACAAAATCATTGAGCGTCGATTTAAAGGCAACCTCTTTATTTTCAAATTGAATATAAGCGAGAATGGAAAGCAGCGTATGTTTTCCAAAGTGTTCGCGGTGCATTTGCATAATATAGGGGAGATCTTTGACCAAGACCATACTTCTCCCAAACTCAAGGTCACATCGATTGGCAACATAGATAATGTTATCTTTGTTGTTAAGGCGCTTAAACAGTGATTCCTCAATCAATTCCATTGTGGAACTAAACGTAAGTGAGTAAACAAAGTTTTGGCCATTAACAAGCACATCGTACTTCAATTCCATGGTATCTGTAGCGTGTTTTCGGTAGTGTTTTGCTACCTCTGTCTTCATGTCAAATGGTAGGACAGTGGTATCGTATTTAAAATTGGACCGTGTTGCATAAACATGGTTAACCCGATACGAATCTGTCAATCGCTTAAGAAATGCGAATGATTGCAGAAACGAGGTTTTACCGCTGGAGTTCTCTCCAAACAGAAATACATGAGGTTTATAGGATCCCCTTCGATTTTTAAGCGAGACGAACGACTCGTCGAAACACCTAAAATTTTTCATATAAACTGACCCAAACACGAGATCACCCTTTCTTATTCTATATACATGATACTAAAAAAAGGCTCAAAAGGCACGGAAAAAAAGAGCCTTCGCTCTTTAGATTTCAATTGAGATTTCTTTATTCTTGATTTTTTTTAAAATTGGTACAAGTACTGAAGCAACGATTCCAACCGAAAATCCAGTATTGTAAAGGTTCATACCCGAATGAAGTTGCCCAGAATTAAGTACAACTGAAGAATTAATAAAACTTGCGACAATACCCCAAGCAAAGCCAAAGTATCCAGCAATTGGGGCCAGTGCAGTTCCAAATAATGCGGCAAAGAGAATGGTGGGTTGATCAAGTGTCCAACTCTTTGTTAAGCCACCCAAAACCACACCAATAAATATCGGTAGAATATTACGAGCATGTTTACCCAAGCCTGAGAAGCCAACTACGGTCAGAATGCCACCCATAATGGGTCCGTTCAATTCACCCTTGGCAATAAAAAGCACATATACCAAGCAAAGAATGCCATTGATGCCCATGTTCATAAGTACTGTACTGAGTCCAAAGTTTTCGAGGAAGTCGTTATGTTGATACCCGGTTTCTTTGAGAAGTTTCCAATAGGACTTAAGACTGCGATTGTTGCCAAGAAATCCAGCGACAAACATTACAATGAATAGTGTTGCTAAGATATAAGCAAACGCCTCCGTATGCCCAACATCAAGGATGAGTCGTTGTCGTGGTTCATAACCATAAGATTTCATGATAGACACATAAAGTGTGGCAATAATTCCAATGGAGAATCCCGTATTGTAAAGGTTGAATCCCTCGTGGACTTTGAATAAGTTATCAGCAACGGGTTTAATTACAAATCCAACCGACATGCCGACGACAATTCCAGCAATCGTCCGTAGCGGATCGCTGAGTGGCACAAATAAGATAATCTCAGTGACAATTGGAGCGAAACTTGTCGCCAACAGTGACATATGGACGATATCTCTATAGTCTTTTTTTGTAAGTTTTGAGTAGAGGAATGTTCCCAGTAAAATAGGAACAACATTGAAAACATTCTTTCCAAAAAATGCGAAACTCCCCATTAAGTAAACGGATGCAATGGCAGTGCCATTGATTGCGGCGCCGGAGATGTAAATAATGATAATTGCCATGAGCGTTAAGATGCCCACATTGAAAAGTGCAGCACCCAAGCCGCCGATCGCAATGTAATCGGTGATGAGTACGCTTGATTCAGTAATGATTCGTGTCATGCCGTTGAATATTTCAAATGGTGATGCAATAAAGAAAGAAACCACCAAAGGAAGGAGACTGGAAATCACGAGGAACTTAATTGTCTTCTGTTTCATAAATCACGTCCTTAATTTCTTTTATTTTAACTGACCGACGGTCAATAAACAAGAAGTTCGCAAATAAAAAACAAGAAAAAAACGCTGAAGGTCAGCGTTAGTCAGTATCGTTCTCGTCATCAATCAATGTTCGGATATCCAACATTTTTTGATCGGTTAGGGCAATTGTTTCAGCGCATTCTTGCAGTGCATCAGAAACACTGGCAATATGTTTGTGGTTTTTCTTGTAGCGAATTTCGTGCTCAAGACTAGCCCAAAAGTCCATTGCAATCGTACGGATTTGTATTTCAACACGTACATAGTATTTTCCAGCAGAAAGGAATACAGGAATTTCTACAATCATGTGTAGACTGCGGTATCCATTCTCTTTGGGGTTTTGAATATAATCTTTAACTTCAATGACGCGAATATCATCTTGTCCAGAAATCATATTGGACAGTGTATAAATATCATCGATGTATGAACAGATGACACGCACACCGGCGACATCATTCAGATTCTCGCGAACAGATTCGACCGATATAGGGCAATCATCGCGAATAAGTTTATCGACGATACTTTGTGGTTTCTTGACGCGCGATTTAATCATGGCGATGGGATTGCGTGGTGTAAGATGTGCAAGTTCACGATCAAGAATCTTCAACTTGGTAGAGATTTCTTCGACTGCACATTCGTATAGCAACATCATTTCTTTGAATTTCTTCGCTTGTTGTAAGAATAGAGCGGGGATTTTAAAGACCTGGTCCCGATTGATTGTAATTTCATGTTGTGACAAAAATATCACTCCTTAATACATGTATTGTACCAAATGTACGCAAATAAAAAAGAGCCGTGGCTCTTATTTTACAATAACTTCATAATTGGGTTCCGAACCATCTTCACGCAATGTAATATGAAGATCTTTATCAGCGAAGAACCATTCATCGAATTGTTCAACGTAGAAATTAATACCTTCAACGGTTACAAGCTCAAAGGGATTGGTTGGTTCTTGTTTTGCGATGGCAAAAGAAAATCCACCATGAGGACCGTAAACCTTTCCAAAGAATTTAATACTGTCACCAGCAACAAGGTCCATCTCACGGATATACCATTGTGCGGCGTCTTTTGATACTGTTAGTTCCATAATGTCACCTCTATCGATACATTCATTCTACCACAGTTTTAGTGTAGTGTAAGGAGCGATGCTTACTTACGGTAGCTTTCCATCATTCCTTTAAAGAGATCTGCAGTACTTGGTGGTGTATATGTAATTGCATTTGCACCTGCTTCGATTGTTTCGGCAATGGACGCCTCAGTAGGTCCCCCAGTTGCGATAATCGGAACTTCAGGATGTTGAGCACGAATCTTGCGAACAACTTCTGCCGTACGCGGCCCAGCAGATACATTGAGAACCGCTGAACCACTTCGTAAACGGGCATGAATGTCAGTATCCTCACTGACGACCGTTACGATAATGGGGATTTCTAAACTTGCTTTAATCCCTGTAATCACCACATTGCTTGTCGGTGCATTTACAACTACGCCCATAGCACCTTGACGCTCAGCATCAATCGCTAACCCAATAACACGGGGCCCACGTGTTGTACCTCCACCCACACCAGCAAATACAGGTTTGTCCGTTGATTGGACTATGGCATCAGTAATAATTGGTTGTGGTGTAAAGGGGTAAACTGCGATGACTGCATCGGCATTGCAATTACGAATAATAGCAACATCAGTGGTAAAGATAAATGACTTCAGCAAGCGTCCAAAAACACGGATTCCAGTTGCTGCTTCAATGCTCTCGGGCATTCTAATAATATTCTTGCGTAAATTACCGCTATATTCTGGTGTTTTCATTTCACACATCTCCTAAATCAAACGTTTTTCAAATCCGCCATCGACTTTAAGATTCTTGGTCACAATAATAAATGCTTTAGGATCATGCTTCTTAATCAGTCGCTTAATATCAGCAATTTCAGACTGCGCCACAATCGTGACAAACACATCAAGACTTGTACCTGTGTAGGCACCAAATCCTTCCCAATGTGTTACACCACGGACAATTTCAGAAATAACCAATGATTTGATTTCTTTATTCTTTGTAAATACCATGACACTTGCTTCAAGATTGTGTTCATGGAACTTATCAAGACCAAATGAGAAAATGTATGAGTAGACTAAAGAGTATAAGGCAGTTTGCAAATCGTAGACTACCATACATATGATATAAATAACACTGTTAATGACCAAATAAATCGAGCCAATGCTTCCTTTATTATTTTGCGAACGATAGAATCCAATAACATCGAGCCCTCCGCTTGAACCTTTTGCTCTAAATGTTAAGGATGATCCAAAAGAACCAAGAACACCAGCGAGTACGATGGCAATAAAAACATCGGCTACAATGGGTTTTTCGGGGATTGGAATTAATGTAAGTGCAATAGTTTGTGTTATAATACTGAGTAAACTTAATTGCACAAATTTTTTGGATAAACGACTCCATGCAAAGATAAAGATGGGGATGTTTAAAGCCATACTCAGCATTCCGGCAATATCGAAGTTTAATTTCAGGTTGAATGTTGAGACAAAAGCATCGCGCAGTAATTGGGCGATACCAGTCATTCCACCGTTATAAATCGAAGCAGGAATAAGGAATACGTTAACGGATAATGCGAATAGGAACGACCCTACAATTACGTATGTATATCTCTTAATATTGTTCATGGCTTTATTATAACAAAACATTTGCGACAAACGAGGATTATTATCACAAAGGGGAAAAAATATGCAGACTATTTTTCGTAAAACAGAATTAAGAGATATTCCAAGTGTTGTTTCAATGTATGTTGGGGCTGCGCAACAAATGAAAGCAGACGGCATTGATCAGTGGCAAGATGGGTATCCCAATGAAGTATCATTGCGCGAGGATATTAATAATGGTGTTTCCTTTGTACTGTGTGAAGGAGATCGTGTCATTGCGAGTGCTATGGTACTCGTTGGTCATGAATCGACCTATGACACTATCGATGGCATGTGGGGAAACAATCATCCCTATGCGGTCGTTCATCGTTATGTTGTGGATACATCAGTGGTGGGAAAAGGCGTTGCACATGCAATGCAAGTCGCAATTGAAGCAAGTTTATCTGTGGATACAATTCGCATTGATACACACGAAGCAAATATTCGCATGCAACGATTCCTTGAAAAAGAAGGGTTTATGAAACGCGGTATCATCAAACTTAACGATGGAAAACCACGCGTTGCCTTTGATAAGATACTGAGAAATGGTGAATCTCATTAAGAAATAGTGTAAAATAGACACAGATAGTTTAAATAAGAAAGAAGGACCGTCATGGATTTATTAAATGGACGTACGTTGTCACAAAAACAACGTTTCAATCTTATCCTCGTTGCGGGTGCTGTTGCATCCATTGTCTTGGGGATACTAAGTGGATACTTTCGTCAATACGTATTCAATCATGCAATTATTTTGGTCCTCGTTGGATTAGCAATTGCACTCATTATTCAAAAGGTAGGACATGGTGTTCAAACGCGCTTTGCCGTTGCATCGCTCCTATTCACAGTTTTGGCAATCTTATTGTCAGATGTTGTTACTGATTTTGGTATTGCAGGTCTTGTTGACTTCAGCGCATACCAATCAGTACTTACCTTTATGATTCATGAAGATATTTATTCAGTTTTATGGTTAGTATACCGTGCCTTAGCACTGTATATTTCCTACATTTACTCGAGGGTGATTTAATGGGATTTCGCGAAACATGGGCAACAATCAATCTTGACCATCTTAAACACAATTACACGACAATCAAAGAACAGACTCAAACGTCTGTTTTTGGCGTTGTAAAGGCGAATGCATACGGTCATGGTGATATCGTTATAGCAAAAGAATTGATCGCTCTTGGTTCGGAAATAATCTGTGTCTCGTCAATCGATGAAGCCATCCGATTGAGTAATGCTGGCATTGAACATGACATTCTCATCTTTAGTTATGTCAATCGTGATGCCATTATAGCCTCGACACGATCAAACTATATTTATACTGTCCCTTCAATGGCATGGTATGAGCAGGTTTCTGACCTTAATCTTCGATTGCATGTTGAAATCAATACTGGCATGAACCGCTATGGCGTGCGCCATGTGGAAGATGTAGAGCGTATTCTAAAACAGGGAAACG
The window above is part of the Erysipelothrix sp. HDW6C genome. Proteins encoded here:
- a CDS encoding DUF1576 domain-containing protein, with translation MKQKTIKFLVISSLLPLVVSFFIASPFEIFNGMTRIITESSVLITDYIAIGGLGAALFNVGILTLMAIIIIYISGAAINGTAIASVYLMGSFAFFGKNVFNVVPILLGTFLYSKLTKKDYRDIVHMSLLATSFAPIVTEIILFVPLSDPLRTIAGIVVGMSVGFVIKPVADNLFKVHEGFNLYNTGFSIGIIATLYVSIMKSYGYEPRQRLILDVGHTEAFAYILATLFIVMFVAGFLGNNRSLKSYWKLLKETGYQHNDFLENFGLSTVLMNMGINGILCLVYVLFIAKGELNGPIMGGILTVVGFSGLGKHARNILPIFIGVVLGGLTKSWTLDQPTILFAALFGTALAPIAGYFGFAWGIVASFINSSVVLNSGQLHSGMNLYNTGFSVGIVASVLVPILKKIKNKEISIEI
- a CDS encoding YitT family protein — encoded protein: MNNIKRYTYVIVGSFLFALSVNVFLIPASIYNGGMTGIAQLLRDAFVSTFNLKLNFDIAGMLSMALNIPIFIFAWSRLSKKFVQLSLLSIITQTIALTLIPIPEKPIVADVFIAIVLAGVLGSFGSSLTFRAKGSSGGLDVIGFYRSQNNKGSIGSIYLVINSVIYIICMVVYDLQTALYSLVYSYIFSFGLDKFHEHNLEASVMVFTKNKEIKSLVISEIVRGVTHWEGFGAYTGTSLDVFVTIVAQSEIADIKRLIKKHDPKAFIIVTKNLKVDGGFEKRLI
- a CDS encoding HesB/YadR/YfhF family protein, yielding MELTVSKDAAQWYIREMDLVAGDSIKFFGKVYGPHGGFSFAIAKQEPTNPFELVTVEGINFYVEQFDEWFFADKDLHITLREDGSEPNYEVIVK
- a CDS encoding GNAT family N-acetyltransferase: MQTIFRKTELRDIPSVVSMYVGAAQQMKADGIDQWQDGYPNEVSLREDINNGVSFVLCEGDRVIASAMVLVGHESTYDTIDGMWGNNHPYAVVHRYVVDTSVVGKGVAHAMQVAIEASLSVDTIRIDTHEANIRMQRFLEKEGFMKRGIIKLNDGKPRVAFDKILRNGESH
- a CDS encoding hydrolase, with amino-acid sequence MKTPEYSGNLRKNIIRMPESIEAATGIRVFGRLLKSFIFTTDVAIIRNCNADAVIAVYPFTPQPIITDAIVQSTDKPVFAGVGGGTTRGPRVIGLAIDAERQGAMGVVVNAPTSNVVITGIKASLEIPIIVTVVSEDTDIHARLRSGSAVLNVSAGPRTAEVVRKIRAQHPEVPIIATGGPTEASIAETIEAGANAITYTPPSTADLFKGMMESYRK
- a CDS encoding GTP pyrophosphokinase family protein produces the protein MSQHEITINRDQVFKIPALFLQQAKKFKEMMLLYECAVEEISTKLKILDRELAHLTPRNPIAMIKSRVKKPQSIVDKLIRDDCPISVESVRENLNDVAGVRVICSYIDDIYTLSNMISGQDDIRVIEVKDYIQNPKENGYRSLHMIVEIPVFLSAGKYYVRVEIQIRTIAMDFWASLEHEIRYKKNHKHIASVSDALQECAETIALTDQKMLDIRTLIDDENDTD